A single window of Oerskovia paurometabola DNA harbors:
- a CDS encoding M20/M25/M40 family metallo-hydrolase → MRTRPIVPSVAALSLGLAAVFVPPAAAAPPAPPAPLEDHVTGAAVMEHLEQFQAIADANGGNRALETPGYEASAAYVEQVLTDAGYTPERQYFTFEDLVTDELSLTAGGVAVTQSVFPAEFAPDTPPEGVTGPVVQPADALKQGCTPDAWAGVAATGGVALVSRGSCNFSLKVQHAAAAGAAAVIIYNNTAGPISPTLGEPSDAWVPTVGITQADGQAIVAGVAGGQTSATYVLQTSTISHTTFNILAETGTGRADNVVMLGAHLDGVPEGPGINDNGSGSAAILETAVQLAEHGGPLDNQVRFAWWGAEEVGLVGSTHYVDDLVANDPAALDQIATYLNFDMVGSPNYVIGVYDADESTYPAPVEVPPGSPETEDVFTDYFDSIGQAWVDSEFSGRSDYQAFIANGVPASGLFTGADDVKTEAEVALFGGTAGIWQDPNYHSANDDIENIDPVALDINAKAIAHATASLAADTSAINGVVSPVDPELTGLSATARCTGKVASLSVVATNGEDRPLDVRITTPFGEKTFNHVNPDKLAHQSFSARSGSLAAGSVTVRAWDDTGSQETYTLDYAALTC, encoded by the coding sequence GTGAGAACACGTCCGATCGTCCCGTCCGTCGCCGCGCTGAGCCTGGGGCTCGCCGCGGTGTTCGTCCCGCCGGCCGCCGCCGCGCCGCCGGCACCACCCGCGCCGCTCGAGGACCACGTCACGGGCGCCGCCGTCATGGAGCACCTCGAGCAGTTCCAGGCCATCGCGGACGCCAACGGCGGCAACCGCGCCCTGGAGACCCCGGGGTACGAGGCGAGCGCCGCGTACGTCGAGCAGGTCCTGACCGACGCCGGGTACACGCCCGAGCGCCAGTACTTCACGTTCGAGGACCTCGTGACCGACGAGCTGTCGCTCACGGCCGGCGGGGTCGCGGTCACGCAGAGCGTCTTCCCGGCGGAGTTCGCGCCCGACACCCCGCCGGAAGGCGTCACGGGACCCGTCGTCCAGCCGGCCGACGCCCTCAAGCAGGGCTGCACGCCCGACGCGTGGGCAGGCGTCGCGGCCACGGGCGGCGTCGCCCTGGTCAGCCGAGGGTCCTGCAACTTCTCGCTCAAGGTCCAGCACGCTGCCGCCGCGGGGGCGGCGGCCGTCATCATCTACAACAACACGGCGGGCCCCATCAGCCCGACGCTCGGCGAGCCCAGCGACGCGTGGGTGCCCACTGTCGGCATCACGCAGGCCGACGGGCAGGCCATCGTCGCGGGGGTCGCGGGCGGGCAGACGAGCGCGACGTACGTGCTGCAGACCTCGACCATCTCGCACACGACGTTCAACATCCTCGCCGAGACCGGCACGGGCCGGGCGGACAACGTCGTCATGCTCGGTGCGCACCTCGACGGCGTGCCCGAGGGGCCGGGCATCAACGACAACGGGTCGGGTTCCGCGGCGATCCTCGAGACCGCGGTCCAGCTCGCCGAGCACGGCGGCCCGCTCGACAACCAGGTGCGGTTCGCCTGGTGGGGCGCCGAGGAGGTGGGGCTGGTCGGGTCGACGCACTACGTCGACGACCTCGTCGCGAACGACCCGGCCGCGCTCGACCAGATCGCGACCTACCTGAACTTCGACATGGTGGGCTCGCCCAACTACGTGATCGGGGTCTACGACGCCGACGAGTCCACGTATCCGGCGCCGGTCGAGGTGCCGCCGGGCTCGCCCGAGACCGAGGACGTCTTCACGGACTACTTCGACTCGATCGGGCAGGCGTGGGTCGACTCGGAGTTCTCGGGCCGCTCGGACTACCAGGCGTTCATCGCGAACGGCGTCCCCGCGTCGGGCCTGTTCACGGGCGCCGACGACGTCAAGACCGAGGCCGAGGTCGCGCTGTTCGGCGGCACGGCGGGGATCTGGCAGGACCCGAACTACCACTCGGCGAACGACGACATCGAGAACATCGACCCGGTCGCGCTCGACATCAACGCCAAGGCGATCGCGCACGCCACGGCGTCGCTCGCGGCGGACACGTCGGCGATCAACGGCGTGGTCTCGCCGGTCGACCCCGAGCTGACGGGGCTGTCGGCGACCGCGCGATGCACGGGCAAGGTGGCCTCGCTGTCGGTCGTCGCGACCAACGGCGAGGACCGACCGCTCGACGTCCGCATCACGACCCCGTTCGGCGAGAAGACGTTCAACCACGTCAACCCGGACAAGCTTGCGCACCAGTCGTTCAGCGCGAGGTCAGGGTCGCTCGCGGCGGGCAGCGTGACGGTGCGGGCGTGGGACGACACGGGCTCGCAGGAGACGTACACGCTCGACTACGCGGCGCTCACCTGCTGA
- a CDS encoding APC family permease, whose amino-acid sequence MANGVLRLKSVEESLAALDDPERSLKRDLNAWDLAVMGVAVAVGAGIFSVGATAAANFAGPSVIISFVIASIVCALAVMCYAEFASALPIAGSAYTFSYATMGELVAWIIGWDLILEMLLAASVIAKFWGIYLADAFSLFGVDLPLTIPIGPVDLEWGPVFIVAVFTTLLAIGTKLSSRINSVFTIIKVAITLFVIVVGFFYVKAENYTPFIPPSQPAPEKSALEQPLLGFLTGLEPTTYGVMGLLAGAALVFFAFIGFDVVATTAEEAKDPQKTIPKGILSGLAVVTVLYILVTLVVTGMVSYTDLAASEDPSLTTAFILVGADWAGRVISVGILIGLTTVIMVLLLGLTRVMFSMSRDGLLPRGVSKTSHRFHTPVRLQVGAGIVVALIAGLAQVELLEEMINIGTLSAFVLVSFGIPILRRSRPDIQRGFRVPWSPVLPIFSGVACLWLMTNLTTLTWLRFLVWVVIGLVIYASFGYRHSLLSKRNVAAREAEAAAAAGPPGSPGDPAPPA is encoded by the coding sequence ATGGCCAACGGTGTTCTACGACTCAAGTCCGTCGAGGAGTCCCTCGCAGCCCTCGACGACCCGGAACGGTCGCTCAAGCGCGACCTCAACGCCTGGGACCTCGCGGTCATGGGTGTCGCGGTCGCGGTCGGGGCGGGCATCTTCTCGGTCGGCGCGACGGCCGCCGCGAACTTCGCCGGGCCGTCGGTCATCATCTCGTTCGTCATCGCCTCGATCGTGTGCGCGCTCGCCGTCATGTGCTACGCCGAGTTCGCCTCGGCCCTGCCCATCGCGGGCTCGGCCTACACGTTCTCCTACGCGACCATGGGCGAGCTCGTCGCGTGGATCATCGGCTGGGACCTCATCCTGGAGATGCTGCTCGCTGCGTCGGTGATCGCGAAGTTCTGGGGCATCTACCTCGCGGACGCGTTCTCGCTGTTCGGGGTGGACCTGCCGCTGACCATCCCGATCGGTCCCGTGGACCTCGAGTGGGGGCCGGTGTTCATCGTCGCGGTCTTCACGACGCTCCTCGCGATCGGGACCAAGCTCAGCAGCCGCATCAACAGCGTGTTCACGATCATCAAGGTCGCGATCACGCTGTTCGTGATCGTCGTCGGCTTCTTCTACGTCAAGGCCGAGAACTACACGCCGTTCATCCCGCCGTCGCAGCCAGCGCCCGAGAAGTCGGCGCTCGAGCAGCCCCTGCTCGGCTTCCTCACGGGCCTCGAGCCCACGACGTACGGCGTCATGGGCCTGCTCGCGGGCGCGGCGCTCGTGTTCTTCGCGTTCATCGGGTTCGACGTCGTCGCGACCACCGCCGAGGAGGCCAAGGACCCGCAGAAGACCATCCCGAAGGGCATCCTGAGCGGCCTCGCGGTCGTCACGGTCCTCTACATCCTGGTGACGCTCGTCGTCACGGGCATGGTCTCCTACACCGACCTCGCGGCCTCCGAGGATCCCTCCCTGACCACGGCCTTCATCCTGGTGGGCGCCGACTGGGCCGGACGCGTCATCTCGGTCGGCATCCTCATCGGCCTGACCACCGTGATCATGGTGCTGCTCCTAGGGCTCACGCGCGTCATGTTCTCGATGAGCCGCGACGGTCTGCTGCCACGCGGCGTCTCCAAGACCTCGCACCGCTTCCACACCCCGGTCCGCCTCCAGGTGGGCGCTGGCATCGTGGTCGCGCTCATCGCGGGGCTCGCGCAGGTCGAGCTGCTCGAGGAGATGATCAACATCGGCACGCTGTCGGCGTTCGTGCTCGTGAGCTTCGGCATCCCGATCCTGCGTCGCTCCCGGCCCGACATCCAGCGCGGGTTCCGCGTCCCGTGGTCCCCCGTGCTGCCCATCTTCTCGGGAGTCGCGTGCCTGTGGCTCATGACGAACCTGACGACGCTCACGTGGCTGCGGTTCCTCGTGTGGGTCGTGATCGGGCTCGTGATCTACGCGTCGTTCGGGTACCGGCACAGCCTGCTCTCGAAGCGCAACGTCGCGGCACGCGAGGCGGAGGCGGCCGCGGCAGCCGGCCCACCGGGTTCGCCGGGCGACCCAGCCCCACCGGCCTGA